A portion of the Gossypium arboreum isolate Shixiya-1 chromosome 8, ASM2569848v2, whole genome shotgun sequence genome contains these proteins:
- the LOC108480144 gene encoding arabinosyltransferase XEG113-like isoform X2, with protein MGGWRNAVQEAAASKPLFLTIYTTIIVGIVATSFYVFSAIYSPSASTSTQSISTSWLSSPPLSQNKASQPGSNQLKTIWQAPPSNSKMPPLESFKLTKELVGERAKDNVIIVTFGNFAFMDFILTWVKHLTDLDVSNLLVGAMDTKLLEALYWKGVPVFDMGSHMSTIDVGWGSPTFHKMGREKVLLINAILPFGYELLMCDTDMVWLKDPLPYLAQYPDADILTSSDQVVPTVVDDRLADWKQVGAAYNIGIFHWRPTEPAIKLAKEWKDMLLADDKIWDQNGFNELARKQTGPAIDDDSGLFYAFDGTLKLGILPESIFCSGHTYFVQAMYEQLRLEPYALHTTFQYGGTEGKRHRLREAMVFYDPPEYYDAPGGFLSFKPSIPKSLLLDGEHNLESHFSLINYQMKQIRSALAIASLLNRTLVMPPLWCRLDRLWFSHPGVLEGSMTRQPFLCPLDHVFEVNVMLKDLPQEEFGPAINIREYSFLNNPLLPQQVKESWLDVQLCQEGTEDCHASSNTSRPGLLRFPKNSTEEMFKTVFSSFKDVKVIQFSSMQGAFYSFTDKTREEKFRNRMKRYVGIWCCVENHTPGHIYYDMYWDEKPGWKPAPPQTPEEDHPPF; from the exons ATGGGGGGATGGAGAAACGCGGTTCAAGAAGCTGCTGCTTCCAAACCGCTGTTTCTGACGATATACACCACCATTATCGTGGGGATAGTGGCGACTTCTTTTTATGTGTTCTCCGCCATTTACTCTCCATCCGCTTCCACCAGCACCCAGTCTATCTCTACTTCTTGGCTTTCCTCCCCTCCTCTCTCCCAGA ACAAAGCATCACAACCTGGTAGCAACCAGTTGAAAACTATATGGCAGGCTCCGCCTAGTAATTCGAAAATGCCACCTTTGGAGTCCTTTAAATTAACAAAAGAACTGGTTGGAGAAAGGGCGAAAGACAATGTCATTATTGTCACCTTTGGCAACTTTGCGTTTATGGATTTCATCTTGACTTGGGTTAAACACTTGACGGATCTTGATGTTTCTAATCTTCTTGTTG GTGCTATGGACACCAAACTGTTGGAGGCTTTGTATTGGAAAGGTGTTCCAGTATTTGATATGGGTAGCCATATGAGCACAATAGATGTTGGATGGGGCTCTCCTACATTTCATAAAATGGGGAGAGAGAAAGTATTACTTATAAATGCTATACTTCCTTTTGGTTATGAGCTATTGATGTGTGATACAGACATGGTGTGGCTCAAG GATCCTCTTCCATATCTTGCTCAGTATCCTGATGCTGATATCTTAACTTCAAGCGACCAAGTTGTGCCAACGGTTGTTGATGACAGATTGGCTGACTGGAAACAAG TTGGTGCTGCCTACAATATAGGAATTTTCCACTGGCGGCCGACAGAGCCTGCCATAAAACTGGCAAAAGAATGGAAAGACATGCTTTTAGCTGATGACAAGATATGGGATCAGAATGGTTTTAATGAACTTGCACGCAAGCAGACAGGGCCAGCCATTGATGATGATAGTGGACTTTTTTATGCGTTTGATGGAACTCTCAAGCTGGGAATTCTACCAGAAAGTATATTTTGTAGTGGACACACTTATTTTGTTCAG GCCATGTATGAACAACTTAGGCTGGAGCCATATGCATTGCACACTACATTCCAGTATGGTGGTACTGAAGGGAAGCGTCATCGGCTGCGGGAGGCCATGGTTTTCTATGATCCACCAGAGTACTATGATGCACCAG GAGGATTCTTGTCATTTAAACCTTCTATTCCGAAGAGCTTGTTATTGGATGGGGAGCATAATCTAGAATCACACTTCTCTCTTATTAATTACCAA ATGAAACAAATAAGGTCTGCACTTGCTATCGCTTCATTGTTGAACCGTACACTG GTTATGCCTCCATTATGGTGCCGATTGGATAGACTATGGTTTTCACATCCTGGAGTTCTGGAGGGGTCAATGACTAGGCAACCTTTTCTCTGCCCTTTAGACCATGTTTTTGAG GTAAATGTTATGTTGAAAGACCTTCCACAAGAGGAATTCGGCCCTGCAATCAACATCAGAGAGTACTCATTTCTCAACAATCCATTATTACCCCAACAA GTAAAAGAGTCATggcttgatgttcagctttgtcAAGAAGGAACTGAAGACTGCCATGCATCAAGTAACACAAGTCGACCAGGTCTTTTAAGATTCCCGAAAAACAGTACTGAAGAAATG tTCAAAACAGTATTCTCTTCATTCAAGGATGTCAAAGTCATCCAATTCTCGTCAATGCAAGGTGCCTTTTACAGTTTCACCGATAAG ACAAGAGAGGAGAAATTCAGGAATCGTATGAAGAGGTATGTAGGTATATGGTGCTGTGTAGAAAACCACACTCCTGGACATATATATTACGACATGTATTGGGATGAGAAACCAGGTTGGAAACCTGCCCCACCCCAAACCCCAGAGGAGGATCACCCGCCTTTCTAA
- the LOC108480144 gene encoding arabinosyltransferase XEG113-like isoform X1 yields the protein MGGWRNAVQEAAASKPLFLTIYTTIIVGIVATSFYVFSAIYSPSASTSTQSISTSWLSSPPLSQNGGSNFSNNISLPTDKASQPGSNQLKTIWQAPPSNSKMPPLESFKLTKELVGERAKDNVIIVTFGNFAFMDFILTWVKHLTDLDVSNLLVGAMDTKLLEALYWKGVPVFDMGSHMSTIDVGWGSPTFHKMGREKVLLINAILPFGYELLMCDTDMVWLKDPLPYLAQYPDADILTSSDQVVPTVVDDRLADWKQVGAAYNIGIFHWRPTEPAIKLAKEWKDMLLADDKIWDQNGFNELARKQTGPAIDDDSGLFYAFDGTLKLGILPESIFCSGHTYFVQAMYEQLRLEPYALHTTFQYGGTEGKRHRLREAMVFYDPPEYYDAPGGFLSFKPSIPKSLLLDGEHNLESHFSLINYQMKQIRSALAIASLLNRTLVMPPLWCRLDRLWFSHPGVLEGSMTRQPFLCPLDHVFEVNVMLKDLPQEEFGPAINIREYSFLNNPLLPQQVKESWLDVQLCQEGTEDCHASSNTSRPGLLRFPKNSTEEMFKTVFSSFKDVKVIQFSSMQGAFYSFTDKTREEKFRNRMKRYVGIWCCVENHTPGHIYYDMYWDEKPGWKPAPPQTPEEDHPPF from the exons ATGGGGGGATGGAGAAACGCGGTTCAAGAAGCTGCTGCTTCCAAACCGCTGTTTCTGACGATATACACCACCATTATCGTGGGGATAGTGGCGACTTCTTTTTATGTGTTCTCCGCCATTTACTCTCCATCCGCTTCCACCAGCACCCAGTCTATCTCTACTTCTTGGCTTTCCTCCCCTCCTCTCTCCCAGA ATGGTGGTTCTAATTTCAGTAACAACATTTCTCTACCAACAGACAAAGCATCACAACCTGGTAGCAACCAGTTGAAAACTATATGGCAGGCTCCGCCTAGTAATTCGAAAATGCCACCTTTGGAGTCCTTTAAATTAACAAAAGAACTGGTTGGAGAAAGGGCGAAAGACAATGTCATTATTGTCACCTTTGGCAACTTTGCGTTTATGGATTTCATCTTGACTTGGGTTAAACACTTGACGGATCTTGATGTTTCTAATCTTCTTGTTG GTGCTATGGACACCAAACTGTTGGAGGCTTTGTATTGGAAAGGTGTTCCAGTATTTGATATGGGTAGCCATATGAGCACAATAGATGTTGGATGGGGCTCTCCTACATTTCATAAAATGGGGAGAGAGAAAGTATTACTTATAAATGCTATACTTCCTTTTGGTTATGAGCTATTGATGTGTGATACAGACATGGTGTGGCTCAAG GATCCTCTTCCATATCTTGCTCAGTATCCTGATGCTGATATCTTAACTTCAAGCGACCAAGTTGTGCCAACGGTTGTTGATGACAGATTGGCTGACTGGAAACAAG TTGGTGCTGCCTACAATATAGGAATTTTCCACTGGCGGCCGACAGAGCCTGCCATAAAACTGGCAAAAGAATGGAAAGACATGCTTTTAGCTGATGACAAGATATGGGATCAGAATGGTTTTAATGAACTTGCACGCAAGCAGACAGGGCCAGCCATTGATGATGATAGTGGACTTTTTTATGCGTTTGATGGAACTCTCAAGCTGGGAATTCTACCAGAAAGTATATTTTGTAGTGGACACACTTATTTTGTTCAG GCCATGTATGAACAACTTAGGCTGGAGCCATATGCATTGCACACTACATTCCAGTATGGTGGTACTGAAGGGAAGCGTCATCGGCTGCGGGAGGCCATGGTTTTCTATGATCCACCAGAGTACTATGATGCACCAG GAGGATTCTTGTCATTTAAACCTTCTATTCCGAAGAGCTTGTTATTGGATGGGGAGCATAATCTAGAATCACACTTCTCTCTTATTAATTACCAA ATGAAACAAATAAGGTCTGCACTTGCTATCGCTTCATTGTTGAACCGTACACTG GTTATGCCTCCATTATGGTGCCGATTGGATAGACTATGGTTTTCACATCCTGGAGTTCTGGAGGGGTCAATGACTAGGCAACCTTTTCTCTGCCCTTTAGACCATGTTTTTGAG GTAAATGTTATGTTGAAAGACCTTCCACAAGAGGAATTCGGCCCTGCAATCAACATCAGAGAGTACTCATTTCTCAACAATCCATTATTACCCCAACAA GTAAAAGAGTCATggcttgatgttcagctttgtcAAGAAGGAACTGAAGACTGCCATGCATCAAGTAACACAAGTCGACCAGGTCTTTTAAGATTCCCGAAAAACAGTACTGAAGAAATG tTCAAAACAGTATTCTCTTCATTCAAGGATGTCAAAGTCATCCAATTCTCGTCAATGCAAGGTGCCTTTTACAGTTTCACCGATAAG ACAAGAGAGGAGAAATTCAGGAATCGTATGAAGAGGTATGTAGGTATATGGTGCTGTGTAGAAAACCACACTCCTGGACATATATATTACGACATGTATTGGGATGAGAAACCAGGTTGGAAACCTGCCCCACCCCAAACCCCAGAGGAGGATCACCCGCCTTTCTAA